Proteins from a single region of Seriola aureovittata isolate HTS-2021-v1 ecotype China chromosome 9, ASM2101889v1, whole genome shotgun sequence:
- the pkig gene encoding cAMP-dependent protein kinase inhibitor gamma isoform X2 yields MDAVLYIQHLWCNESAGHGQMMDVETSYSDFINCDRTGRRNAVPDITGEGTVAASTSELTKDLAEMDLKAAGDAGASPAPEAEGSTSQDAQGSGGPS; encoded by the exons GTGTAATGAGAGCGCTGGTCATGGACAGATGATGGACGTGGAGACGTCGTACTCGGACTTCATCAACTGTGATCGCACAGGCCGCAGGAACGCAGTGCCCGACATCACGGGGGAGGGGACAGTAGCGGCCAGCACCAGTGAACTCACCAAAGACCTGGCAGAGATGGATCTGAAGGCTGCAG GAGATGCGGGGGCCTCCCCAGCCCCTGAGGCAGAGGGCTCCACCAGCCAAGATGCCCAGGGAAGTGGAGGCCCATCCTAA
- the pkig gene encoding cAMP-dependent protein kinase inhibitor gamma isoform X1, which translates to MDAVLYIQHLWCNESAGHGQMMDVETSYSDFINCDRTGRRNAVPDITGEGTVAASTSELTKDLAEMDLKAAEGDAGASPAPEAEGSTSQDAQGSGGPS; encoded by the exons GTGTAATGAGAGCGCTGGTCATGGACAGATGATGGACGTGGAGACGTCGTACTCGGACTTCATCAACTGTGATCGCACAGGCCGCAGGAACGCAGTGCCCGACATCACGGGGGAGGGGACAGTAGCGGCCAGCACCAGTGAACTCACCAAAGACCTGGCAGAGATGGATCTGAAGGCTGCAG AAGGAGATGCGGGGGCCTCCCCAGCCCCTGAGGCAGAGGGCTCCACCAGCCAAGATGCCCAGGGAAGTGGAGGCCCATCCTAA
- the pkig gene encoding cAMP-dependent protein kinase inhibitor gamma isoform X3, protein MMDVETSYSDFINCDRTGRRNAVPDITGEGTVAASTSELTKDLAEMDLKAAEGDAGASPAPEAEGSTSQDAQGSGGPS, encoded by the exons ATGATGGACGTGGAGACGTCGTACTCGGACTTCATCAACTGTGATCGCACAGGCCGCAGGAACGCAGTGCCCGACATCACGGGGGAGGGGACAGTAGCGGCCAGCACCAGTGAACTCACCAAAGACCTGGCAGAGATGGATCTGAAGGCTGCAG AAGGAGATGCGGGGGCCTCCCCAGCCCCTGAGGCAGAGGGCTCCACCAGCCAAGATGCCCAGGGAAGTGGAGGCCCATCCTAA
- the ada gene encoding adenosine deaminase — translation MSIGSPVLSALCTSRLTGSRRTSTMAEHTPEQVVFNKPKVELHVHLDGAIRVQTILDIAKKRGIFLPANTVEDLTSVIILEEPATLTKFLGKFAEYMHVVAGDREAIKRIAYEFVEDKAKEGVIYVEVRYSPHFLANTKVDPIPWDQKEGDLSPDEVVHVVNEGLSEGERAFNIKARSILCCMRHMPSWSMDIVELCKKYRHEGVVAIDLAGDESLNCEAYPGHRMAYEEAARCGIHRTVHAGEVGPPSVVQEAVEVLKAERVGHGYRTLEDQALYKKLLAQNMHFEVCPVSSKLTGACDPDFTKHPVITFRKDKANYSLNTDDPLIFNSTLHLDYSTAQKYMGFTEEEFKRLNIRSAESCFLPEKEKKELLQQLREAYGMIESTAF, via the exons ATGAGCATTGGCTCTCCAGTCCTCAGCGCTCTGTGCACCAGCAGACTCACCGGCAGCCGCAGGACCTCTACGATGGCCGAGCACACTCCTGAACAAGTGGTATTCAACAAGCCCAAG GTTGAGCTGCATGTGCACCTCGATGGAGCTATCAGGGTGCAGACTATTCTTGATATTGCCAA gAAACGCGGCATCTTTCTGCCAGCAAATACCGTGGAGGACTTGACATCGGTTATCATTCTCGAAGAGCCTGCCACCCTCACTAAGTTCTTGGGCAAGTTCGCTGAGTACATGCATGTGGTTGC tggagacagagaggccaTAAAGAGGATAGCCTATGAATTTGTTGAGGACAAAGCGAAAGAAGGAGTGATTTATGTCGAGGTCAGATACAGTCCACATTTTCTGGCTAACACTAAAGTGGATCCCATTCCATGGGACCAGAAAGA AGGTGACCTGAGCCCAGATGAGGTGGTGCACGTGGTTAACGAGGGCCTCAGCGAGGGGGAGAGGGCCTTCAATATCAAAGCCAGGTCCATTCTATGCTGCATGCGCCACATGCCAA GCTGGTCCATGGACATCGTTGAGCTGTGTAAGAAATATCGCCACGAGGGAGTGGTCGCCATCGATCTGGCAGGTGATGAGTCACTCAACTGTGAAGCCTATCCAGGACACAGGATGGCCTACGAG GAAGCAGCGCGCTGTGGGATCCACAGGACCGTTCATGCGGGAGAGGTGGGCCCGCCGTCTGTGGTGCAGGAG GCTGTGGAAGTGCTGAAAGCGGAACGTGTTGGACACGGTTACAGAACCCTGGAAGACCAAGCCCTCTACAAGAAACTGCTGGCGCAAAACATGCACTTTGAG GTGTGTCCTGTTTCCAGTAAACTGACAGGTGCCTGCGACCCAGACTTCACCAAGCATCCTGTCATCAC GTTCAGGAAGGACAAGGCTAACTACTCCCTGAACACAGACGACCCTCTGATCTTCAACTCAACCCTGCACCTCGACTACAGCACCGCACAAAAGTACATGGGATTCACTGAGGAGGAATTCAAACGACTG AACATCAGGTCTGCTGAGTCGTGCTTCCTGCctgagaaggagaagaaagagctCCTCCAGCAACTGCGTGAGGCCTACGGGATGATAGAGAGCACTGCCTTTTAA